A window from Chryseobacterium vaccae encodes these proteins:
- a CDS encoding efflux MFS transporter permease has protein sequence MVRKVPFFKSWIPEWLIKIILFLMTLPGITIFFLPLANVNAAAGYYGCEPADIQFSVALFYAGYVGFYSLERRFFSFLAAKEYFLLFMTLQITACLICYCTKEIYVLFPVRFLQGMLFACNVNLSLTLIFTRLSSERAREISFSVFFGILICALPFNNLITANLIDSYNFNIIYKGAIFLYVPGFIFLAAAMRHYRISARFPLYKLDWESFALYSAMLVLIGYIMIFGQEYYWLEDKRILGSVIAIAVLSVLSIFRQKAMKRPYIDPRVFRYRNFKVGLVILFVMYICRFASGITNNYFISALHFDPFYLSYINIFNILGLVAGVIIACCMVLQKKNIRYIWGPGFLLLLIFHAVMYFSFDVQADEFNYYIPLFIQGLGVGLIMVPTIIFIISSVPASIGPSAAATALAIRYLGFCVSIALINFFELFEKSRHYNAFQDHLSEIDPAVRNFIHSQTAKLSSKGMPEDHALKGADKLLAARMNVQSQVRFAMDYYEMMVWILFVSLLLILLFPYLNRTALYLKSRRLSPA, from the coding sequence ATGGTTAGAAAAGTTCCGTTTTTTAAAAGCTGGATCCCCGAATGGCTCATTAAGATCATTCTTTTCCTGATGACCCTTCCCGGAATCACCATATTTTTTCTTCCTTTGGCGAATGTCAATGCAGCAGCAGGATATTACGGCTGTGAGCCGGCTGATATTCAGTTTTCTGTAGCTTTGTTTTATGCCGGATATGTCGGATTTTATAGCCTGGAAAGAAGGTTTTTCAGCTTTCTTGCCGCCAAAGAATATTTTCTCTTATTCATGACGCTGCAGATCACAGCATGCCTGATATGTTATTGTACGAAGGAAATTTATGTTCTCTTTCCTGTACGTTTTCTCCAGGGAATGCTGTTTGCCTGTAATGTCAACCTGTCATTAACTTTAATTTTTACAAGGCTGAGCAGTGAAAGAGCTCGGGAGATCAGCTTTTCCGTATTTTTCGGAATTCTCATCTGCGCCTTGCCATTCAATAACCTGATTACGGCAAACCTCATCGATTCCTATAATTTTAATATCATCTACAAGGGAGCGATATTTTTATATGTACCGGGATTTATTTTTCTGGCTGCTGCCATGAGACATTACCGGATCAGTGCAAGATTTCCTTTATACAAACTGGATTGGGAAAGCTTTGCCCTCTACAGTGCGATGCTGGTGCTTATCGGCTATATCATGATTTTCGGACAGGAATATTACTGGCTGGAAGATAAGCGCATTTTAGGAAGTGTAATAGCCATTGCGGTTCTGTCAGTTTTATCTATATTTCGTCAGAAGGCCATGAAAAGGCCTTATATTGATCCGCGTGTTTTCAGATACCGTAATTTTAAAGTAGGGCTCGTCATTCTTTTTGTCATGTACATCTGCCGTTTTGCATCAGGAATTACTAATAATTACTTTATTTCCGCACTTCATTTTGACCCGTTTTATCTTTCCTATATCAATATTTTTAATATTCTGGGATTGGTTGCAGGGGTAATCATTGCGTGCTGTATGGTTCTTCAGAAGAAAAATATACGGTATATCTGGGGGCCGGGTTTTCTGCTGCTCCTGATATTTCATGCGGTGATGTATTTTTCATTTGATGTGCAGGCGGATGAGTTCAACTATTATATTCCGCTGTTTATCCAAGGGTTAGGAGTAGGGTTGATTATGGTGCCTACCATTATTTTCATTATTTCTTCAGTTCCTGCATCCATCGGGCCTTCTGCGGCTGCTACAGCGCTTGCCATCAGATATCTGGGATTTTGTGTAAGCATTGCCCTTATCAATTTTTTTGAACTTTTTGAAAAAAGCAGGCATTATAATGCTTTTCAGGACCATCTCAGCGAAATAGATCCTGCCGTTAGGAACTTTATTCACAGCCAGACGGCAAAACTCAGCAGCAAAGGAATGCCTGAAGACCATGCGTTGAAAGGAGCGGATAAGCTTTTAGCTGCAAGGATGAATGTACAAAGCCAGGTTCGCTTTGCCATGGATTATTATGAAATGATGGTCTGGATTCTTTTCGTATCTCTGCTATTGATTCTTCTTTTTCCTTATCTGAATCGTACAGCGCTGTATCTGAAATCAAGACGCCTGTCTCCTGCATAA
- a CDS encoding glycosyltransferase family 4 protein, with the protein MKIAFDAKRFFHNTSGLGNYSRDLVRILSQYYPENEYLLLNKNTSERGKDILERPDVRFVETSKGKFSRQFKMGKDAQKQDADIFHGLSGELPLKWDKKPIRKVVTIHDLIFMRYPQYYSFFDRKIHLWKFKKAAETADKIIAISEQTKRDIIHYLKVPETKIEVIYQGCHKAFKEQQTDEQILAVKEKFGLPQHFILNVGTIEDRKNLLSIVKAIQGKEIPLVVVGRKTQYYKKVADFIRKNKMEKQVYFLEGVSMDELAIIYKLADIFVYPSFFEGFGIPVIEALFSKTVTITSNTSCLPEAGGKDSVYVDPGNYLDLKAKIQFLWDNESERKRRAEKSFEFVQKFNDEPIAAQLMDLYKKLM; encoded by the coding sequence ATGAAAATTGCCTTCGATGCAAAACGTTTTTTTCATAATACGTCCGGATTGGGCAATTATTCACGGGACCTGGTAAGGATCCTGTCTCAGTATTATCCAGAAAATGAATACCTCCTGTTGAATAAAAACACTTCAGAACGGGGTAAGGATATTCTGGAAAGACCTGATGTCCGTTTTGTGGAAACCTCAAAAGGAAAGTTCTCCCGCCAGTTTAAAATGGGAAAAGATGCCCAGAAGCAGGATGCTGATATTTTTCACGGACTTTCCGGTGAACTGCCCTTGAAATGGGATAAAAAACCGATCAGAAAAGTCGTGACCATTCATGATCTGATCTTCATGAGATATCCTCAGTATTATTCCTTTTTTGACAGAAAAATCCACCTTTGGAAATTTAAAAAAGCCGCTGAAACGGCAGATAAAATCATAGCCATCTCAGAACAGACCAAAAGAGATATCATCCATTACCTGAAAGTTCCGGAAACAAAAATTGAAGTGATCTATCAGGGCTGTCATAAAGCATTCAAAGAACAGCAGACCGATGAGCAGATTCTTGCTGTAAAGGAAAAATTCGGGCTTCCGCAGCATTTTATTCTGAATGTAGGAACCATAGAAGACCGGAAAAACCTTCTGAGCATCGTTAAAGCCATTCAGGGAAAAGAAATACCGCTTGTAGTAGTCGGAAGAAAAACCCAATACTATAAAAAAGTAGCTGATTTCATCCGGAAAAACAAAATGGAAAAACAGGTTTACTTTCTGGAAGGAGTTTCTATGGATGAACTGGCGATAATCTATAAACTGGCTGACATTTTTGTCTATCCAAGTTTCTTTGAAGGCTTCGGAATCCCGGTTATAGAAGCACTTTTCTCAAAGACTGTTACCATCACAAGTAACACAAGCTGCCTTCCCGAAGCTGGTGGAAAAGATTCGGTTTATGTAGATCCCGGAAATTATTTGGACCTCAAAGCCAAAATACAATTTCTTTGGGATAATGAATCCGAAAGAAAACGCCGTGCAGAAAAGAGTTTCGAGTTTGTACAGAAATTTAATGACGAACCGATTGCCGCTCAGCTGATGGATCTTTATAAAAAATTAATGTAA
- a CDS encoding LytR/AlgR family response regulator transcription factor — MENRSFAFIKTDKKLVKLFYKDITVIKGLGNYVEINTTDDKRHIYYKTLKDLIESLPDEFMRVHHSYIVNLTNIEYFEDNQLVCRGQKITVAKSYKECLITALHTMLL; from the coding sequence ATGGAGAACCGAAGCTTTGCTTTTATCAAAACAGACAAAAAACTGGTCAAACTTTTTTATAAAGACATTACGGTTATAAAAGGTCTGGGGAATTATGTAGAAATCAATACCACAGACGATAAAAGGCATATCTACTATAAAACCCTTAAGGATCTTATTGAAAGCCTTCCCGATGAATTTATGCGGGTTCATCATTCATACATTGTTAATTTAACCAATATTGAATATTTTGAGGATAATCAGCTCGTATGCCGGGGACAGAAAATTACAGTTGCCAAAAGCTACAAAGAATGTCTTATCACAGCGCTTCATACCATGCTGCTGTAA
- a CDS encoding AraC family transcriptional regulator, with product MGLIAALPDIDKHDDSVFVMHEKSEKLIPFHKHAKGQLSYVEGGIAYITIDNRTYVVPARHFFWIPQGMEHILQIGHSATVLRSLYFYAHDDLSDPFFGRLGIYPASELLIQMIKYTEIWDERHVTKANENFEFLVALKKILPKTHQQPLPIILPATQNKQMMKIVSYLEQNIEGKHSLASISEKFGLSERTLSRLFKADMDISFLQYLKTLRIIKAIELLLNTDKPINEIADDVGYSSISSFSDTFHEFTQSRPSDLRKTGGRR from the coding sequence ATGGGCTTAATTGCGGCACTTCCGGATATCGATAAACATGATGACAGTGTATTTGTTATGCACGAAAAATCGGAGAAACTCATTCCTTTTCACAAACATGCGAAAGGACAGCTGAGCTATGTGGAAGGCGGGATTGCTTATATTACGATAGACAACCGTACGTATGTAGTTCCTGCGAGACATTTTTTCTGGATTCCTCAGGGAATGGAACATATCCTGCAGATCGGGCATTCTGCAACGGTATTGAGATCTCTTTACTTTTATGCGCATGATGACCTGTCTGATCCTTTCTTTGGCAGGCTGGGAATATATCCTGCTTCCGAACTGCTTATACAGATGATCAAATACACTGAAATCTGGGACGAAAGACATGTCACCAAGGCCAACGAAAATTTTGAATTTTTAGTAGCTTTAAAAAAAATACTCCCAAAAACTCATCAACAACCTTTACCGATCATTCTTCCTGCTACCCAAAACAAACAGATGATGAAAATTGTCTCGTACCTGGAACAGAATATAGAAGGAAAACACAGTCTGGCCAGCATCAGTGAAAAATTCGGACTGAGTGAACGCACACTTTCACGCCTCTTTAAAGCTGATATGGATATTTCTTTTCTTCAGTATCTGAAAACATTAAGGATTATCAAAGCCATTGAGCTGCTTCTCAATACAGATAAACCGATTAATGAAATTGCTGATGATGTGGGTTACAGCTCTATCAGCTCGTTTAGTGATACTTTTCATGAGTTTACACAGTCGAGACCATCAGATTTAAGGAAAACTGGGGGAAGACGGTAG
- a CDS encoding DUF2255 family protein, with amino-acid sequence MSKNKNTALHYINTHNITGIKAGKERETFLEIWMVVVNERIFARSWGLAEKSWYNTFLKEPEGQIRCGDEIFSIKAAVPDDITDLTSEINEAYLTKYNTGSNIEYSRGIIREEHISRTMEFEICG; translated from the coding sequence ATGAGCAAGAACAAAAACACAGCATTGCACTATATCAATACTCATAACATTACAGGGATAAAAGCAGGAAAAGAAAGAGAAACATTTCTGGAGATCTGGATGGTTGTGGTTAACGAACGGATTTTTGCACGATCATGGGGCCTGGCAGAAAAAAGCTGGTACAATACTTTTCTAAAAGAACCTGAAGGACAGATTAGATGCGGAGATGAAATATTTAGCATTAAAGCCGCTGTTCCTGATGATATAACAGATCTGACTTCCGAAATCAATGAGGCTTATTTAACAAAATATAATACAGGTTCAAATATTGAATATTCCAGAGGAATTATCCGGGAAGAGCATATTAGCCGTACTATGGAGTTTGAAATCTGCGGTTAG
- a CDS encoding C40 family peptidase, with protein MVPGLFENLRLKKLSVLLIASAVAVSCGASKTASSKKNTGSKTVTRTENLRKLDSKFDGKVSRSISDILKDAEKYIGTPYKFGGNTSSGFDCSGFTVKVFEENDFSLPRRSTDQAEAGKKIDINEVKPGDLLFFATAGGSRVSHVGIVHDIGADGEVKFIHASTSKGVIISSLNEKYWNKAYLHAQRIL; from the coding sequence ATGGTACCGGGATTATTTGAAAACTTAAGATTAAAGAAGCTTTCCGTATTACTGATTGCTTCTGCTGTAGCCGTTTCGTGTGGAGCTTCAAAAACGGCTTCATCAAAGAAAAATACAGGTTCAAAAACCGTAACAAGAACGGAGAACCTCAGAAAGCTTGATTCAAAATTTGACGGAAAAGTATCCAGATCCATCAGTGATATCCTGAAAGATGCAGAAAAATATATCGGAACTCCGTATAAATTCGGAGGAAATACCTCTTCCGGTTTCGACTGTTCCGGATTTACCGTAAAAGTGTTTGAGGAAAATGACTTCTCACTTCCCCGAAGATCTACTGATCAGGCTGAGGCCGGAAAAAAAATAGACATTAATGAGGTAAAACCGGGGGACCTTCTCTTCTTTGCAACGGCAGGCGGAAGCAGGGTTTCCCATGTGGGTATTGTTCATGATATCGGAGCCGATGGAGAAGTGAAATTTATTCACGCTTCCACATCAAAAGGAGTTATTATTTCGTCATTAAACGAAAAATACTGGAACAAAGCCTATCTACACGCCCAAAGAATTCTTTAA
- a CDS encoding TolC family protein: MKIYLTGLLILGSSHVATAQTGSPANDTVRLSLRDAWQRAEDNSRHIRIRNIETEIADAELKDAKRERLPEIEIKGSAEKASNIPIYENGLFSKPTQHEVIHTLYRAGADFYLNIYNGNKLNLKIKEEGTLQKIRGIQKEQAVSDIHYKTSALYLELQKAFIFRDLIKQDIVDQKAQLKEIKSLYKNGVVLKSDLLRVELELSRREMALISIKNDILIATQKLNIILGFPDEQTVVPEVPFNQWEENITYEEYVKRALKHSFDYHISEQQTELSIIKLKQVKANVSPKVGLYGEFYYANPQIFLYPYNPYWYSLGVVGVKASFSLSSLYHNPQKVKAARLEFEKEEEAHKDTEDKVRQKVKEAYLRYEEALEQIKVAEANVVQAKENARIIKNTYFSQTSLVTDLLDADIQLLQTKFELEAAKITAQNNYYLLQNIIGTL, encoded by the coding sequence ATGAAAATCTATCTCACCGGACTGCTGATCCTTGGAAGTTCCCATGTTGCAACAGCACAGACAGGCAGTCCCGCCAATGACACTGTAAGGCTTAGTTTAAGAGACGCATGGCAAAGAGCCGAAGACAACAGCCGCCACATCAGAATCAGAAATATAGAAACAGAAATAGCCGATGCTGAGCTGAAAGACGCCAAAAGAGAACGCCTCCCGGAAATTGAAATCAAAGGTTCCGCAGAAAAAGCTTCCAACATCCCCATTTATGAAAACGGACTGTTTTCCAAACCTACGCAACACGAAGTAATTCACACTCTCTACCGGGCCGGAGCAGATTTTTACCTGAATATCTATAACGGAAACAAGCTGAATCTGAAGATCAAAGAAGAAGGAACCCTGCAAAAGATCAGGGGAATCCAGAAAGAGCAGGCGGTGTCTGATATTCACTATAAAACCTCAGCGCTTTACCTTGAGCTTCAGAAAGCATTCATTTTCAGAGACCTGATCAAACAGGACATTGTTGATCAGAAAGCACAGCTGAAAGAAATAAAATCCCTGTATAAAAACGGAGTAGTCCTGAAAAGTGATCTACTGCGGGTAGAATTGGAACTTTCACGCCGTGAAATGGCCCTTATCTCCATTAAAAATGATATCCTCATCGCTACCCAGAAGCTGAATATTATTTTAGGATTTCCTGATGAGCAGACCGTTGTTCCTGAAGTTCCTTTTAATCAATGGGAAGAAAATATTACGTATGAAGAATATGTGAAAAGAGCTTTAAAACATTCTTTTGATTATCATATTTCAGAACAGCAGACTGAATTAAGTATTATAAAGCTCAAGCAGGTAAAAGCGAATGTGAGCCCGAAAGTAGGCTTATATGGAGAATTTTACTATGCCAATCCACAGATCTTTCTATATCCTTATAATCCTTATTGGTATTCATTAGGGGTTGTGGGAGTAAAAGCTTCATTCTCGTTGTCTTCCCTGTATCATAACCCTCAAAAGGTAAAAGCAGCCAGATTGGAATTCGAAAAAGAAGAGGAAGCCCACAAAGATACAGAGGATAAAGTGCGCCAGAAGGTGAAAGAAGCCTATCTGAGATATGAGGAAGCTCTTGAACAGATTAAAGTAGCAGAAGCCAACGTGGTGCAGGCTAAAGAAAATGCACGGATAATTAAAAATACCTACTTCAGCCAGACCTCACTGGTAACGGATCTTCTTGACGCAGACATTCAGCTGCTTCAGACAAAATTCGAGTTGGAAGCCGCTAAAATTACAGCACAGAATAATTATTATTTATTACAGAATATCATAGGGACCTTATAA
- a CDS encoding HNH endonuclease — protein sequence MSQNRPAIKSSIKREVRQRCGFGCVICGNPIYQYDHLLGWAKVRRHKAEEITLLCSEHHSEKTSKRLPDFIVEEFNKNPYNLRSGITKPKTLYYFGDSANVVFGSMRFSMTKNDLYDYLIPFTIDHASPIKIIFKDQMYLLNIELQDPFGKLILKIVNNELVMNIGLWDIQYVGQRITIRESFYKIFIEIRFETPNTINFIRGKIFIKGKIITIHRENGLKLPCGGGFSNFTIKAPNGFIM from the coding sequence ATGAGTCAAAATAGACCAGCAATAAAATCATCTATTAAAAGAGAAGTTCGCCAACGATGTGGTTTTGGTTGTGTAATTTGTGGTAATCCAATATATCAATATGATCATTTATTAGGCTGGGCAAAAGTCAGACGTCATAAAGCTGAAGAAATAACTTTACTTTGTAGTGAACATCATTCAGAAAAAACATCAAAGAGGCTTCCAGATTTCATTGTTGAAGAATTTAATAAGAATCCATACAATTTAAGATCAGGCATTACAAAACCTAAAACTTTATACTATTTTGGAGATAGTGCAAATGTAGTATTTGGTTCTATGAGATTTTCAATGACTAAAAATGATCTGTATGATTATCTAATCCCGTTTACAATAGATCATGCTTCGCCAATAAAAATAATATTTAAAGATCAAATGTATTTATTAAATATTGAATTACAAGATCCGTTTGGTAAATTGATACTCAAAATCGTAAATAACGAATTGGTTATGAACATTGGTTTGTGGGATATTCAATATGTAGGACAAAGAATAACCATAAGAGAAAGTTTTTACAAAATTTTTATAGAAATTAGATTCGAAACACCAAATACAATAAATTTTATAAGAGGTAAAATATTCATAAAAGGAAAGATTATTACTATTCATCGTGAAAATGGGCTTAAGTTACCTTGTGGTGGTGGATTTAGTAATTTTACAATAAAGGCTCCCAATGGATTTATTATGTAA
- a CDS encoding WG repeat-containing protein: protein MRLTVFFIMIGSALSNASAQDLIPYNKNEKFGLCDIHGKIKLEPQYNDISFFKPKLNGYSIEKDGKFGLMNQALQTVISPLADQPIFGSGEHLIAKSGNELIYYDKNYKETQRRQLNTSAKESGLVYPADYPQQSGYSREEVLKMFKEKFGNKYKAVELNVVSANNTYFHIESFSEGKRKSEGLFLPKTKTFMLNDGQISYQSAVWIPSKKCYYIKIKQGNDKGVITHDGKTVFESKQYSYLAVMPNYIAYTEPGTTTGTIAFYYIISSGKSIENEFSSFRYSTTVSDQGKEFEVFSAVVENPDLHKSAQVFIGENGMKYYDLDFVK, encoded by the coding sequence ATGAGATTGACTGTATTTTTTATCATGATAGGCAGTGCTCTGTCCAATGCCAGTGCACAGGATCTTATTCCCTATAATAAAAATGAGAAATTTGGATTGTGTGACATTCATGGAAAAATAAAACTGGAACCTCAATATAATGATATTTCCTTTTTTAAGCCTAAACTGAATGGATATTCCATAGAAAAAGATGGAAAATTCGGGCTTATGAATCAGGCATTACAAACGGTGATTTCTCCTCTGGCTGATCAACCTATATTCGGCAGCGGGGAGCATCTGATTGCAAAAAGCGGGAATGAACTGATCTACTATGATAAAAACTACAAAGAGACACAAAGACGGCAGTTAAATACTTCCGCAAAAGAAAGCGGGTTGGTATATCCAGCCGATTATCCTCAGCAGTCTGGCTATAGCAGGGAAGAGGTTCTGAAAATGTTTAAGGAAAAATTCGGAAATAAATACAAAGCTGTAGAACTCAACGTCGTTTCTGCCAATAACACTTATTTTCACATTGAATCCTTTTCAGAAGGAAAGAGAAAAAGTGAAGGACTGTTTCTTCCCAAAACAAAAACATTCATGCTTAATGATGGGCAGATTAGTTACCAGTCTGCGGTCTGGATACCTTCCAAAAAGTGCTATTATATAAAAATAAAACAGGGCAACGATAAAGGAGTAATTACGCATGATGGAAAAACTGTTTTCGAATCCAAACAATACTCATATCTGGCAGTAATGCCGAATTATATTGCTTATACAGAACCGGGAACCACTACCGGAACAATCGCTTTTTATTATATAATCAGCTCCGGAAAATCTATTGAAAATGAATTTTCAAGTTTCAGATATTCCACAACTGTCTCAGATCAAGGAAAAGAATTTGAAGTCTTTTCAGCCGTCGTAGAAAATCCTGATCTGCATAAAAGCGCACAGGTCTTCATTGGAGAAAATGGAATGAAATACTATGACCTTGATTTTGTAAAGTAG
- a CDS encoding MarR family winged helix-turn-helix transcriptional regulator encodes MNIIDESGILAISTRLQRLSEQLRKDGALIYKTFGIDFEPKWFPVIFTLHHKKTLSVVEIANEIGYTHPSTISLLKELEKQKLILSKKDKQDERRRLIELAPKGSELIEKMKPVWELMSKVLGEIADNENHLLTAINEAEEKIAEQSFYQRAMYNKNKL; translated from the coding sequence ATGAATATAATAGACGAATCAGGTATTCTGGCCATATCTACAAGGCTTCAGAGGCTTAGTGAGCAATTGAGAAAAGACGGAGCTCTGATCTATAAAACCTTCGGTATTGACTTTGAACCTAAATGGTTTCCGGTGATATTCACATTACATCATAAAAAAACACTTAGTGTTGTAGAAATTGCTAATGAAATAGGGTATACTCATCCTTCCACCATCAGTCTTCTCAAAGAGCTGGAGAAACAGAAACTTATCCTCTCCAAAAAAGATAAACAGGACGAACGCAGAAGACTGATTGAGCTGGCTCCAAAAGGAAGCGAACTGATTGAAAAAATGAAGCCGGTATGGGAGCTGATGTCCAAAGTGCTGGGAGAGATTGCAGACAATGAAAATCATCTGCTTACGGCCATCAATGAAGCAGAGGAGAAAATAGCGGAACAGTCATTTTATCAAAGGGCAATGTATAATAAAAACAAACTGTAG
- a CDS encoding HlyD family secretion protein, giving the protein MKKKYTPTDRLITRITGWIAAFIVAGLAIWGIISLFSFYKYEQTNDAQVQEYVNPVISRAGGFIVDVKFEENQEVKKGDTLLVIDNREYKLQQEQTQAAIQKARAELRVLESNTHTTEKEAASALAQVEASKAKVWKQELDYKRYQDLYNEESATRQRLEDIKAGLDVNKSDYKSSQDNYAASRSKINDIQAEKKVVRAEIAKLEALLDRHKLDVSYTVITAPYDGRMGRRTVEAGQMIDAGETLAFIVNNETDKWVVANYKETQIRDMHIGDHVKIVADSYPDQEFQGTIISLSPATGSSFSLLPPDNSTGNYVKIVQRIPVRIRIDGKRKDIEVLKVGMNVNVYAQKKRFNG; this is encoded by the coding sequence ATGAAAAAAAAATACACGCCCACAGACAGACTCATTACCAGAATTACAGGATGGATAGCTGCTTTTATAGTCGCAGGACTTGCCATATGGGGCATTATCAGCCTTTTTAGCTTTTACAAATATGAACAAACCAATGATGCACAGGTTCAGGAGTATGTAAATCCTGTTATTTCAAGAGCCGGGGGATTCATTGTTGATGTTAAATTTGAGGAGAACCAGGAAGTCAAAAAAGGCGATACTCTTCTGGTCATCGATAACCGTGAATATAAATTACAGCAGGAGCAGACACAGGCTGCAATCCAAAAAGCCCGCGCAGAGCTAAGGGTGCTGGAAAGCAATACCCACACAACTGAAAAAGAAGCGGCTTCTGCCTTAGCACAGGTTGAAGCCAGTAAAGCCAAGGTCTGGAAACAGGAGCTTGACTATAAGCGATACCAGGATCTTTACAATGAAGAATCTGCAACAAGACAACGCCTTGAAGATATCAAAGCCGGATTGGACGTCAATAAAAGCGATTATAAATCTTCGCAGGATAACTATGCGGCTTCCCGATCTAAAATTAATGATATCCAGGCTGAAAAAAAAGTGGTACGGGCAGAAATTGCAAAATTGGAAGCGCTGCTGGACCGTCATAAACTTGACGTAAGCTACACGGTAATTACAGCTCCTTATGACGGAAGAATGGGAAGAAGAACCGTAGAAGCTGGGCAAATGATTGATGCCGGAGAAACGCTTGCTTTCATCGTGAATAATGAAACAGATAAATGGGTGGTTGCCAATTATAAAGAGACACAGATCAGGGATATGCATATCGGGGATCATGTAAAGATTGTAGCGGATTCCTATCCCGATCAGGAATTTCAGGGGACGATCATTTCCCTGTCTCCGGCTACAGGTTCCAGCTTTTCCCTGCTGCCTCCGGATAATTCTACAGGGAATTATGTGAAAATTGTACAGCGTATTCCGGTAAGGATCAGAATAGATGGAAAGAGAAAAGATATAGAGGTTCTTAAAGTGGGAATGAATGTGAATGTATATGCCCAGAAAAAACGTTTCAATGGTTAG
- a CDS encoding 2,3,4,5-tetrahydropyridine-2,6-dicarboxylate N-succinyltransferase, producing MSLQQTIENIWDNRDLLQNEDSQKAIREVISLLDTGELRVAEPVENGWQVNEWVKKAVVMYFPIQKMETIEVGPFEFHDKIPLKKNYAEKGVRVVPHAIARQGSFVASGVIMMPSYVNIGAYVDSGTMVDTWATVGSCAQIGKNVHLSGGVGIGGVLEPLQAAPVIIEDDCFIGSRCIVVEGVHVEREAVLGANVVLTASTKIIDVTGSEPVEIKGRVPARSVVIPGSYTKQYPAGEYQVPCALIIGQRKESTDKKTSLNDALRENNVAV from the coding sequence ATGTCGTTACAACAAACAATTGAAAACATTTGGGATAATAGAGATTTATTACAGAATGAAGACAGCCAGAAGGCGATAAGAGAGGTTATTTCTTTATTGGATACCGGTGAACTTCGTGTTGCTGAACCTGTAGAAAACGGATGGCAGGTGAATGAGTGGGTGAAAAAAGCTGTAGTAATGTATTTCCCGATTCAGAAAATGGAAACCATTGAAGTAGGCCCGTTTGAATTTCATGACAAAATTCCTTTGAAGAAAAATTATGCTGAAAAAGGAGTGAGAGTTGTACCACATGCAATCGCCAGACAAGGTTCTTTCGTTGCTTCAGGAGTAATTATGATGCCTTCTTACGTAAATATCGGGGCGTACGTAGACTCAGGAACGATGGTAGATACCTGGGCAACTGTTGGAAGCTGTGCCCAGATCGGGAAAAATGTACACTTAAGTGGTGGAGTTGGAATTGGAGGAGTATTGGAACCACTTCAGGCTGCTCCGGTAATCATTGAAGACGACTGTTTCATTGGCTCAAGATGTATCGTTGTAGAAGGAGTTCACGTAGAAAGAGAAGCTGTATTGGGTGCAAACGTAGTATTAACCGCTTCTACAAAAATTATCGATGTAACCGGAAGTGAGCCGGTAGAAATCAAAGGAAGAGTTCCTGCCCGTTCAGTAGTAATTCCTGGAAGCTATACCAAACAATATCCGGCTGGAGAATATCAGGTTCCATGTGCTTTGATCATCGGACAGAGAAAAGAATCTACAGATAAAAAGACCTCTCTTAACGATGCTTTGAGAGAAAATAATGTAGCCGTATAA